The sequence below is a genomic window from Gammaproteobacteria bacterium.
CAAGACGAAAAGAATTTTGGATAAAAATCCCCAGGTAATCCCATGATCGGCAGAATAAAAGGCACACTACTAGAAAAAACCCCTCCCTCACTCCTAGTCGATGTCGCAGGTGTCGCCTATGAATTAGACGCCCCCATGTTCACCTTCTACCGCCTACCTGATATCGGCCAAGAAGTGATCTTACACACCCACCTGGTGGTACGCGATGATGCCCATCTACTCTATGGTTTTGCCAGAGAACACGAACGCAGACTCTTTCGCAGCCTGATTAAAGTCAGCTCCGTTGGTCCCAAAATGGCGCTAGCCATACTCTCCGGCATAGAACCCGATAGTTTTGTAAACTGCGTAATGCACAACGATACCGATAGCCTAATCCGCATCCCCGGCATCGGTAAAAAAACGGCAGAACGTCTCATCATCGAAATGCGCGACCGCCTGCAAGATTGGAAACCAGATTCTCTAGAACCCATAAGCCCAGAGCCTGCCGCATACACCAGCAACAAAGCCACCCAAGAAGCTATCAGCGCCTTAGTGGCACTCGGCTACAAACCCAATGAAGCACGCCAAGCCGTGTCACAAGTTGAGAAACAACATCAACTCAGCGAAGAAATCATACGCCACGCCCTACGCGGCATGATAAAAGGAAGCCGCCATGATCCAGGCTGAACGTTTGATAAGTCCCCAAAGTTTCGGCGATGATGCGCCCTTTGACCGCGCCATTCGCCCTAAATATCTACGTGATTACATAGGCCAGCCCGCCGTTTGCCAACAATTGGAAATCTTTATCCAAGCAGCACGCGGCCGTACAGAAGCTTTAGATCACGTATTGATTTTTGGACCACCTGGATTAGGCAAAACCACATTGGCACATATTATCGCCACTGAAATGGGCGTAGGTTTAAAACAAACTTCAGGTCCAGTACTAGAAAAAGCCGGTGACTTAGCCGCACTACTCACCAACCTTTCAGCGCACGATGTCCTATTTATCGACGAAATTCACCGCCTAAGCCCGGTAATTGAAGAAGTTTTATACCCAGCCCTTGAAGATTATCAGTTAGACATCATGATAGGCGAGGGTCCTTCCGCCCGCTCCATCAAATTAGATTTACCACCCTTCACCTTAGTCGGAGCAACCACCCGGGCGGGATTATTAACCTCACCATTACGCGACCGCTTTGGTATTGTGCAACGCCTGGAGTTCTATCAGGTCGCTGATTTAACGACTATTGTACAACGCAGCGCACAAATTTTAGCCGTTAAAATGGATGTGCCAGGGTCACAAGAAATTGCCAAACGCTCCCGCGGCACGCCTCGCATTGCCAACCGCCTGCTGCGTCGGGTGCGGGATTATGCTGAAGTTAAATCCGATGGAACCATCAATAAAAACATCGCCGAACAAGCATTAAATTTAATCGATGTGGATATTAATGGTTTCGATCCTATGGATCGCAGGTTATTATTAACCGTTATTGAAAAATTTGACGGCGGCCCAGTTGGCCTTGATACTTTATCAGCTGCAATCGGTGAACCGGCAGATACCATAGAAGATGTGCTGGAACCTTATTTAATACAGCAGGGTTTCATACAACGCACACCTCGCGGCCGCATCGCTACTAAACAAGCCTATCAACATTTTGGTTTACAATTTTCAACTGTATGAAAACTAGGGGTAATGTAAAATGACAACCAATCCTTCCTTATGGAGTTTCGTCGCCGATGCCGGAATCGTCGTTAAATGTGTGATGCTACTTTTAGTCGCAGCATCCGTTGTTTCTTGGACCTTCATTTTCCAGCGCGGTATATTTCTAAAAAATGCACAAAAAGCGGTGACCGCTTTCGAAGATCAATTCTGGTCAGGCTCAGATTTAAGCAAACTCTACGAAGGTTTAACCAACCGAAATATTGAATTACAAGGATTAGAACATATCTTCCACGCCGGATTTCGTGAATACAGCCGCCTGCACCAACGCCCCGGTGTTAACACCGAAGCCCTCATGGCCGGTGTCGAGCGTGCCATGCGCGTCGCCAGCAGCCGTGAAACCGATAAACTCGAACGCCATTTATCATTCCTCGCCACGGTCGGCTCCACCAGTCCTTATGTCGGATTATTCGGTACCGTGTGGGGTATTATGACTTCCTTCCAAGGATTAATCGGCGTGCAACAATCCACCATTGCTATGGTAGCTCCCGGCATTTCCGAAGCGTTAGTTGCTACAGCCATGGGCCTTTTTGCCGCTATCCCCGCGGTTATTGCTTACAATCGTTTTAATAATGCAGTTGAGCGCTTGACCAACACTTACGATACTTTCCAGGAAGAATTTTCTAGTATTTTATTCCGCCAGGCACATTTTCAACCGACTCCGATGCTGGTCGAGCAGTAAATGTCATTCTGAGCCACCCCACCTCACAAAGAGCGTGGGGAAATATCGATAAAAACACCATTTGAGTGAGTAAAATGATGTTGTCATTCCCGCGCAGGCGGGAACCCATCCTTAACAGGCACTCAAGCCTTTTAAAGAACCATTGAGCTTCATTTGATAAAATTAATGAATTTTTTTGCCTGCCATGGATGGGTTCCCGCCTGCGCGGGAATGACAGTGTCTTTTTTAATATTTACCCGCCCTTTTTGTGGGGTGGTGGCTCAGGATGACAGTGCATGGTTTACACCGGCGCCCCATTAACCGGCGGCACAGGCGGCTCCTGATTCACAATCGCATTCCCTGAAAAACGCTGCTCCAAATAGTCTGCCCGACCATCCATCGTATGCACATCACCAGGCGCAGGTACTTTAGTTGGAAACAGCACTGAACACCCAGCCATTGCCATTAACCCAACTGCAACACAAAAATTTCTAAAAAATTTATTCCACATAGCTGTCTAGTAAATAATAAGCAAAAGTATATAATACCAGCCAAGACTCACGATGCCTATGATGTAAACCCGCCGGAATCGACCCATGCGAAAAACCAGAAAAAACCGCCGCGCCCTGGTAGCTGAAATCAATGTAGTGCCTTATATCGACGTAATGCTGGTACTTCTGGTCATTTTCATGATTACCACCCCGCTGTTATCACAAGGCGTCAACGTAGATTTGCCCCAAGCCACCGCCCAACCCTTAACCGCCAAACAACAAGAACCCATTATCGTCAGCATCGATGCGCAAGGTCTTTACTACCTCAACATCGCCAGTAATCCTGACCAACCCATCAACGCCACCGATCTCATGGGTCAAGTTTCCAACGAACTACAACATGCCACAGCAGACGCACCACCCCGGCAAATACTAGTCAAAGGCGATCAAAATGTCGATTACGGCAAAGTGATGCAAGCCATGGTATTGTTACAACAAGCAGGAGCAAAAGGCGTAGGCTTGGTGACAACGCCACCCGATCAAACGACACATTAAACCGCCATGCGCAACGATTCGACTTATAAACTGCCATTAACCTTTGCTATACTGTTACATATTGTACTTTTCATATTTTTATTTTTACATTTATCATCAAAAGATACAGCGCAAATTCCACTGCAACCTGATGTAGATATTATCCAAGCAGTCGCAGTAAACCCCGCACAAGTGGCAAAACAAATTGCCGCAACCAAAGCGGAACAACAAAAACAACAAGAAGCAATAGACAAAGCCCAAGCCAAAGCCATACAACAGCAACAAGAAGAAGAACAACAACGCGCAGCACAACTCGCCGCCCAAAAAGCCAAACAAGAAGCGCAGCAAAAAGCGGCACAACACGCAGCACAACTGAAAGCCCAACAAGCAGCGGAGCAAAAAGCCGCGCAAGAAAAAGCCGAACAGGAAGCACAACAAAAAGCTGAACTCCTAAAAACCCAGCAAGCAGCAGAGCAACAAGCCGCAGCCGAAAAAGCCAAACAAGCAGCAGAACAAAAAGCAGCACAACAACAAGCCGAGAAACAAGCGCAAGCCGCACAACAACAAGCTGAAAAAGCCGAAAAATCTAAACAACAGCAAGCAGAAAAAGCTGCCGAAGAAAAACATCAAGAGCAACTTAAAAAACAATTCGCCGCCAAACAAGCCGCACAAAAAAAACAACAACAAGCTGCACAACAATTAAAAATAGCCCAACAAAAAGAACTGGACTCGCAACTCGCGCAAGAACAAAAACAATTAAACGCCGCACGTACAGCGCAGCAACAAAGCGAAATTGATAAATACAAAGCCT
It includes:
- the tolQ gene encoding protein TolQ, with product MTTNPSLWSFVADAGIVVKCVMLLLVAASVVSWTFIFQRGIFLKNAQKAVTAFEDQFWSGSDLSKLYEGLTNRNIELQGLEHIFHAGFREYSRLHQRPGVNTEALMAGVERAMRVASSRETDKLERHLSFLATVGSTSPYVGLFGTVWGIMTSFQGLIGVQQSTIAMVAPGISEALVATAMGLFAAIPAVIAYNRFNNAVERLTNTYDTFQEEFSSILFRQAHFQPTPMLVEQ
- the tolA gene encoding cell envelope integrity protein TolA, whose protein sequence is MRNDSTYKLPLTFAILLHIVLFIFLFLHLSSKDTAQIPLQPDVDIIQAVAVNPAQVAKQIAATKAEQQKQQEAIDKAQAKAIQQQQEEEQQRAAQLAAQKAKQEAQQKAAQHAAQLKAQQAAEQKAAQEKAEQEAQQKAELLKTQQAAEQQAAAEKAKQAAEQKAAQQQAEKQAQAAQQQAEKAEKSKQQQAEKAAEEKHQEQLKKQFAAKQAAQKKQQQAAQQLKIAQQKELDSQLAQEQKQLNAARTAQQQSEIDKYKALIEQAISQNWVVPGGANPDLSCQLLIDVGPGGVVLNVQIARSSGDPGLDNSARTAVFKASPLPVPSDPDLFNQFREMKLTVKPENIQGG
- the ruvA gene encoding Holliday junction branch migration protein RuvA; its protein translation is MIGRIKGTLLEKTPPSLLVDVAGVAYELDAPMFTFYRLPDIGQEVILHTHLVVRDDAHLLYGFAREHERRLFRSLIKVSSVGPKMALAILSGIEPDSFVNCVMHNDTDSLIRIPGIGKKTAERLIIEMRDRLQDWKPDSLEPISPEPAAYTSNKATQEAISALVALGYKPNEARQAVSQVEKQHQLSEEIIRHALRGMIKGSRHDPG
- the ruvB gene encoding Holliday junction branch migration DNA helicase RuvB translates to MIQAERLISPQSFGDDAPFDRAIRPKYLRDYIGQPAVCQQLEIFIQAARGRTEALDHVLIFGPPGLGKTTLAHIIATEMGVGLKQTSGPVLEKAGDLAALLTNLSAHDVLFIDEIHRLSPVIEEVLYPALEDYQLDIMIGEGPSARSIKLDLPPFTLVGATTRAGLLTSPLRDRFGIVQRLEFYQVADLTTIVQRSAQILAVKMDVPGSQEIAKRSRGTPRIANRLLRRVRDYAEVKSDGTINKNIAEQALNLIDVDINGFDPMDRRLLLTVIEKFDGGPVGLDTLSAAIGEPADTIEDVLEPYLIQQGFIQRTPRGRIATKQAYQHFGLQFSTV
- the tolR gene encoding protein TolR produces the protein MRKTRKNRRALVAEINVVPYIDVMLVLLVIFMITTPLLSQGVNVDLPQATAQPLTAKQQEPIIVSIDAQGLYYLNIASNPDQPINATDLMGQVSNELQHATADAPPRQILVKGDQNVDYGKVMQAMVLLQQAGAKGVGLVTTPPDQTTH